The following proteins are co-located in the Spirosoma montaniterrae genome:
- a CDS encoding SLC5 family protein — translation MLQSLSTVDLAVVILLLLFLVIASMYSSLKKKSSDEYFMAGHSLKWYSVAGSIFGTNIHAQQIIGMMGIGYSIGFAQSHYEVWAVPAILVLVYVFIPIYRKRQFFTLSQFLENRYNEHTRLVYTVLMLAFIMIQLIGGFYIGSRTLGILLDGTSFEPTYLQGILVIAGVTIVFTVFGGMESVVIADNILTVIMIIAVLTMGTLTYLQPEIGGLSGLLAIDKAGANKMHLYLPANHPKLPWLGIFTGLTILNFFYWTTNQYQVQRVLAAQTEYDARLGSLAAGFLKLLIPFFSIGAGSAAYYLFTSRFGADVVKPDDTFLTLLRTVVPVGYGLVGLILAGLMCAIFSAIYSMMNSVSTMLAYDVFRKYIRPNATDSATVRFGQLGVFLMCAVAVLLAYTTYDPTSSDNFFLILANQTSYIKPGLVVAFFWGVLWKKTNPIAAVIVLVCSPLIGFGCDFVYNNWLAQSAFVRDTFGETLNFLYRVFLIFVIGSGLIAALSVYFNKRSVQSRDHDDLTITFSGIGGALLRFAALQVPILLLVFADVISPQTAALPAALVTLGLFGWYERRQTERPVFYQSDIFYAGLLTGAMVWIMYYFA, via the coding sequence ATGCTCCAATCCCTATCCACCGTCGATTTGGCTGTTGTGATATTACTATTACTTTTTTTGGTAATAGCCAGTATGTATTCCAGCCTGAAGAAGAAGAGTTCCGATGAGTATTTCATGGCTGGGCACTCGCTGAAATGGTACTCGGTGGCAGGGTCGATTTTTGGTACGAATATTCATGCCCAGCAAATTATCGGCATGATGGGCATCGGCTACTCGATTGGATTTGCCCAGAGCCATTACGAGGTATGGGCCGTGCCTGCTATTCTGGTGCTGGTGTATGTGTTTATCCCCATTTATCGGAAACGGCAGTTTTTTACCCTTTCGCAGTTTCTTGAAAATCGCTATAACGAGCATACCCGGTTGGTTTACACGGTGCTGATGCTGGCGTTTATCATGATTCAGCTTATCGGCGGGTTTTACATCGGGAGCCGAACGCTGGGTATTTTGCTCGATGGTACATCGTTCGAGCCAACGTACTTGCAAGGTATTCTGGTAATTGCGGGTGTGACGATTGTATTTACCGTCTTCGGCGGCATGGAGTCTGTGGTGATTGCTGATAACATTCTGACTGTCATCATGATTATCGCCGTACTGACAATGGGGACGCTAACCTACCTCCAGCCCGAAATAGGTGGTCTGAGCGGACTGCTTGCCATCGATAAGGCCGGAGCCAACAAGATGCACCTATACCTGCCTGCCAACCACCCCAAACTACCCTGGCTCGGCATTTTTACAGGGCTTACTATTCTGAATTTTTTTTACTGGACTACCAACCAATATCAGGTGCAACGCGTATTGGCCGCCCAGACCGAGTACGACGCCCGGTTAGGGTCACTGGCGGCTGGCTTCCTGAAACTGCTGATTCCGTTCTTTTCCATCGGAGCCGGTTCGGCGGCTTACTACCTGTTTACCAGCCGTTTCGGGGCCGATGTGGTCAAGCCCGACGATACGTTTCTGACCCTGCTCAGAACGGTTGTACCGGTGGGTTACGGGCTGGTGGGGCTGATTCTGGCGGGGTTGATGTGCGCCATTTTTTCAGCCATCTACTCCATGATGAACTCCGTCTCGACTATGCTGGCTTATGACGTATTTCGTAAGTACATCCGACCGAATGCCACTGATTCGGCCACGGTGCGGTTTGGGCAGTTGGGCGTCTTTCTGATGTGCGCCGTAGCCGTGCTGCTGGCCTACACCACCTACGATCCTACCTCATCCGACAACTTTTTTCTGATTCTTGCCAACCAAACGTCCTACATCAAACCGGGTTTGGTTGTTGCGTTTTTCTGGGGTGTGTTGTGGAAGAAAACTAACCCAATTGCCGCCGTAATTGTGCTGGTATGCTCGCCCCTGATTGGTTTTGGCTGCGACTTTGTATACAACAACTGGCTGGCACAGAGCGCGTTTGTGCGCGATACATTCGGCGAAACGCTGAATTTTCTGTACCGCGTATTTTTGATTTTTGTGATTGGCTCCGGTCTGATTGCCGCTTTGAGCGTGTATTTCAACAAACGCAGCGTTCAGAGCCGCGACCACGACGACCTGACCATAACGTTCAGCGGTATTGGTGGGGCGTTGCTGCGTTTTGCAGCCTTGCAGGTGCCAATTCTACTACTTGTTTTTGCCGACGTAATCAGCCCGCAAACCGCTGCGCTTCCGGCGGCATTAGTTACGCTTGGCCTGTTTGGATGGTACGAACGGCGGCAAACAGAACGCCCGGTATTTTACCAATCCGACATTTTTTATGCCGGATTACTCACGGGCGCAATGGTCTGGATTATGTATTATTTTGCGTGA
- a CDS encoding sulfite oxidase — MKNDLHNRRGFLRKSALAALAAMVGAEVVFAEHMPPNYVPLGFDIDPMKGKIPDMKVLGDKPWNVETPIHRLDDAITPVEKMFIRNNGLLPSQPIDPNAWTLTINGESVKAPKTYTLTELKKRFKSYTYQVVLECGGNGRSGFEPQTSGNPWDQGAVSCAEWMGVRLKDVLADVGLKDDAVYIGYYGKDLHLSQDPAKVAISRGVPIKKALENETLLAWAVNGNDIPLVHGYPLRLVVGGWPASVSGKWLHTIAVRNKEHDGAKMEGHSYRMPVRPVQPGEKIAETPENFRIIESMPVKSLITYPQSGAMFDLKTKLALRGHAWAGDRAVANVHTSIDYGATWQPCKLQAPKNRLAWQHWQTEIAFPKAGYYEVWVRATDDAGVSQPMVIPQWNPGGYLNNACHRIAIKAV, encoded by the coding sequence ATGAAAAACGATTTGCATAACCGGCGGGGATTTTTGCGGAAAAGTGCTTTGGCTGCACTTGCGGCAATGGTTGGCGCGGAAGTTGTTTTCGCCGAACACATGCCGCCGAACTACGTGCCGCTGGGTTTCGACATTGATCCGATGAAGGGTAAAATCCCCGACATGAAGGTGCTGGGCGATAAACCCTGGAACGTGGAAACGCCCATTCACCGGCTCGACGATGCCATTACGCCCGTTGAGAAAATGTTTATTCGGAACAACGGCCTTCTGCCATCGCAGCCAATCGACCCAAACGCCTGGACACTGACGATCAACGGTGAATCGGTAAAAGCACCAAAAACCTATACCCTGACCGAACTGAAGAAGCGGTTTAAATCCTATACGTATCAGGTAGTGCTGGAATGTGGCGGTAATGGACGGTCGGGGTTTGAGCCGCAGACATCTGGCAACCCCTGGGATCAGGGAGCCGTTAGCTGCGCCGAGTGGATGGGCGTGCGGCTAAAAGACGTGCTGGCCGACGTGGGCCTGAAAGACGACGCCGTGTACATTGGTTATTACGGCAAAGACCTGCATCTGAGCCAGGACCCGGCCAAAGTGGCGATCTCGCGCGGAGTACCGATAAAGAAAGCTCTCGAAAACGAAACGTTGCTGGCCTGGGCTGTGAATGGCAATGATATTCCACTCGTGCATGGCTACCCGCTGCGATTGGTAGTGGGTGGGTGGCCTGCGTCGGTGTCGGGTAAGTGGCTGCATACCATTGCGGTGCGCAACAAAGAGCATGACGGAGCCAAAATGGAAGGCCACAGTTACCGAATGCCGGTCCGGCCCGTTCAGCCCGGCGAAAAGATTGCCGAAACGCCCGAAAATTTCCGCATCATCGAGTCGATGCCCGTCAAATCACTGATTACGTACCCTCAGAGCGGAGCCATGTTCGATCTGAAAACGAAGCTGGCTCTGCGTGGTCATGCGTGGGCGGGCGACCGCGCCGTGGCAAACGTACACACGTCGATTGACTACGGGGCAACCTGGCAACCGTGCAAGTTGCAGGCTCCCAAAAACCGGCTCGCCTGGCAGCACTGGCAAACTGAAATCGCGTTTCCAAAAGCGGGCTACTACGAAGTCTGGGTACGCGCCACCGACGATGCCGGCGTGTCGCAGCCGATGGTGATTCCCCAGTGGAACCCCGGTGGTTATCTCAACAATGCCTGCCATCGCATTGCTATAAAGGCGGTATAA
- a CDS encoding LysR substrate-binding domain-containing protein — protein sequence MITLFLLYLPLYVLAPIRMEDFRLKVFAAVARNQSFTRAAAELSLSQPAVTKQIKNLEDLLGARLFDRKGNTILTTPEGAVVLRYANEIFTLYQGIQFELGAMRDQLSGEFRLGASTTIAQYLISPVLASFHEKFPQIQLSLLNGNSEIIENSVLSKSISLGIVEGKRHHPGLKYVDFTSDELVLVTNSKSQFARKSQVNLSDLATMPLVLRERGSGTLEVLESALKEQNVKLSSLPVIMHLGSTESIKSFLENSNSVSFVSIRAIQKEIAYGELTILPINGFRIMRKFSFIHLLGQPDGVSTTFMRFAMRQYNKK from the coding sequence GTGATTACTCTGTTTTTGCTTTACTTGCCGCTGTACGTATTAGCCCCCATTCGTATGGAAGATTTTCGGCTCAAAGTGTTTGCCGCCGTAGCCCGTAATCAAAGCTTTACCAGAGCAGCCGCCGAGTTATCGCTGAGTCAGCCGGCAGTTACCAAGCAAATTAAAAATTTGGAAGACCTGCTTGGTGCCCGCCTGTTCGACCGGAAAGGCAACACCATTCTCACCACGCCCGAAGGGGCCGTTGTGCTGCGGTACGCCAATGAGATTTTTACGTTATACCAGGGTATTCAATTTGAATTAGGAGCCATGCGCGACCAACTGTCGGGCGAGTTTCGGCTGGGGGCCAGCACTACCATCGCACAGTACCTGATTTCGCCGGTTCTGGCGTCATTCCATGAAAAATTTCCGCAGATTCAACTCAGTCTGCTCAACGGAAACTCTGAGATTATTGAAAATTCAGTTTTGTCCAAATCCATTAGTTTGGGTATTGTGGAAGGTAAACGCCATCACCCCGGTCTCAAATACGTCGATTTCACGTCCGACGAACTGGTACTGGTCACGAACAGTAAGAGTCAGTTTGCCCGAAAAAGTCAGGTTAATTTGAGTGATTTAGCTACTATGCCACTCGTACTGCGCGAACGTGGGTCGGGTACGCTCGAGGTGCTGGAAAGTGCATTGAAAGAGCAGAACGTAAAGCTGTCGTCGTTGCCCGTTATTATGCATTTGGGTAGTACTGAGAGCATTAAGTCGTTTTTAGAAAATTCCAACTCCGTTTCGTTTGTGTCGATCCGGGCTATTCAGAAGGAGATTGCCTACGGTGAACTAACGATTCTACCAATCAACGGCTTTCGGATTATGCGCAAGTTCTCGTTTATTCACCTGCTCGGACAACCCGATGGCGTATCGACCACATTTATGCGATTTGCCATGCGTCAATATAACAAAAAGTAA
- a CDS encoding LLM class flavin-dependent oxidoreductase, which yields MLTEPIQAVAIRTEKRVCEVAWFDDLCGGDTAYLGTIDPARRSDYAHCADIMKTADRLGFQNILLPTSYVVGQEVLPFAGAMAPQVKNISMLTAIRTGEIHPPMLARHLATLDHMLEGRLTINIINSDLPGLKEDHEMRYKRCEEVIEILKQAWTQERIEFEGDIYGKISLPAGPVKPYQQNGGPLLYFGGISPGSKEVCAKYCDVFLMWPEPEDSIYETMQDMSERAARHGRTIDFGLRIHVIVRETEEEARAYTKTLMSKFDAEVAEHLKHRTQDSKSAGVLRQDEFRKQADPDDFIEPMLWTGIGRARSGCGGAIVGTPDQILEKMHRYMDMGIRAFILSGYPLIDECELFGKHLLPHLPNVKLSVEQGRTPATTPSTPLTTGIFT from the coding sequence ATGTTAACAGAACCCATTCAAGCCGTAGCTATCCGCACGGAGAAGCGCGTTTGCGAGGTCGCGTGGTTCGATGACCTTTGCGGGGGCGACACGGCCTACCTCGGCACCATCGACCCCGCCCGGCGCAGTGATTACGCCCATTGTGCCGACATCATGAAAACTGCCGACCGGCTGGGCTTTCAGAATATTCTGCTGCCTACGTCCTATGTGGTAGGGCAGGAGGTGCTGCCGTTTGCGGGGGCTATGGCTCCGCAGGTGAAAAACATTTCGATGCTGACGGCCATTCGAACCGGCGAAATTCACCCCCCCATGCTGGCCCGGCACCTCGCCACGCTCGACCATATGCTGGAAGGACGGCTGACGATCAATATCATCAACTCCGATTTGCCGGGTTTGAAAGAAGATCACGAGATGCGCTACAAACGTTGCGAAGAGGTTATCGAAATCCTCAAGCAAGCCTGGACACAGGAGCGCATCGAGTTTGAGGGCGACATTTACGGCAAGATCAGCCTGCCCGCCGGTCCCGTAAAACCTTATCAGCAAAACGGCGGACCGCTACTCTATTTTGGTGGCATCTCGCCCGGTTCCAAAGAAGTATGCGCCAAATATTGCGATGTGTTTCTGATGTGGCCCGAACCCGAAGATAGCATCTACGAAACCATGCAGGACATGAGCGAACGGGCCGCCCGGCATGGCCGCACCATCGATTTTGGTTTGCGTATTCACGTCATTGTGCGCGAGACCGAAGAAGAAGCCCGCGCCTATACCAAAACGCTGATGTCGAAGTTCGATGCCGAAGTGGCCGAACACCTTAAACACCGCACCCAGGATTCTAAATCGGCGGGCGTACTGCGGCAGGATGAGTTTCGTAAACAGGCCGACCCCGATGATTTCATTGAGCCAATGCTCTGGACGGGCATCGGTCGCGCCCGGTCGGGTTGCGGTGGGGCTATCGTTGGTACGCCCGACCAGATTCTGGAAAAAATGCACCGGTACATGGACATGGGCATCCGGGCGTTCATATTGTCGGGGTATCCGCTGATTGACGAGTGTGAACTGTTTGGCAAGCACCTACTGCCCCACTTACCAAACGTGAAACTATCTGTCGAACAGGGGCGCACACCCGCTACCACGCCCAGCACACCGTTGACGACAGGTATATTCACGTAG
- a CDS encoding 3-dehydroquinate synthase, with translation MTYLQQDFSVRFSYRVFFTEQLFQIDNPTLADFFAQQASETTSKKALFVLDSGVVEAFPSLLADIQTYFGQQVLGVDLIHDMLVLPGGEAAKNDPTLVEQIVDAVDRYGIDRHSFVVAVGGGSILDLVGYAAAISHRGIRHIRIPTTVLSQNDSGVGVKNGVNYRGKKNFLGTFAPPVAVFNDSLFLTTLDDRDWRAGISEAIKVALIKDAQFFAWVEANAEALAHRDAAAMQYLIHRCADMHLQHIAAGDPFEQGSSRPLDFGHWSAHKLEQLTDFEIRHGEAVATGIALDTLYSNQLGWLSDTDTNRVLTTLRTLGFVLYHPQLDADNSATILRGLSEFREHLGGQLTIMLLQAIGRGVEVHEMDENRIRQVIAVLKEQELVNM, from the coding sequence TTTAGCGTTCGGTTTTCGTATCGCGTCTTTTTTACCGAACAACTTTTTCAGATAGACAACCCAACGCTTGCCGATTTTTTTGCTCAACAGGCCAGTGAGACTACGTCTAAAAAAGCCCTGTTCGTACTTGACTCAGGGGTTGTCGAAGCATTTCCATCGCTGTTGGCTGACATACAAACCTATTTCGGTCAACAAGTTTTGGGCGTTGATCTAATACACGATATGCTGGTGCTGCCCGGTGGCGAAGCGGCTAAAAACGACCCAACGCTGGTTGAGCAGATTGTTGATGCCGTTGACCGGTATGGTATCGACCGGCACTCGTTTGTGGTAGCTGTGGGCGGAGGTTCGATTCTGGATCTGGTGGGCTACGCAGCCGCCATTTCGCACCGGGGCATTCGGCACATACGCATTCCGACAACGGTTCTGTCGCAGAATGATTCGGGCGTGGGCGTTAAAAATGGCGTTAATTATCGCGGAAAGAAAAACTTTCTTGGCACGTTTGCGCCCCCCGTGGCCGTATTCAACGACAGCCTTTTTCTGACCACGCTCGATGACCGCGACTGGCGGGCGGGCATCTCGGAAGCCATTAAAGTGGCCCTTATTAAAGACGCTCAATTTTTTGCCTGGGTAGAAGCCAATGCGGAAGCCCTCGCCCACCGCGACGCAGCCGCCATGCAGTACCTGATTCACCGCTGCGCCGACATGCATCTCCAGCACATTGCTGCGGGCGATCCGTTTGAGCAGGGGTCATCGCGCCCGCTCGATTTTGGCCACTGGAGCGCGCACAAACTCGAACAACTGACTGATTTTGAGATCCGTCATGGCGAAGCTGTTGCTACCGGCATTGCGCTCGACACGCTCTACTCGAACCAACTCGGCTGGCTTTCCGACACAGATACGAACCGGGTGCTAACCACGCTCCGAACCCTCGGCTTTGTGCTCTACCACCCCCAACTCGATGCCGACAACAGCGCGACCATTCTGCGCGGCCTGTCTGAATTTCGCGAACATCTCGGCGGACAGTTAACCATTATGCTCCTACAGGCTATTGGTCGGGGCGTTGAAGTCCACGAAATGGATGAAAATCGTATTCGGCAGGTCATTGCCGTGCTGAAAGAACAGGAATTGGTGAACATGTAA
- the eboE gene encoding metabolite traffic protein EboE, translating to MKTPLGHLGYCTNIHPGESWADHFAALQQAVPELKQRLSPDAPLGLGLRLANEASEELEKPENLVAFQQWLADTGCYIFTMNGFPFGSFHHTVVKDQVHSPDWTTEARVDYTKRLFRILSVLLPVDELGNAIPGGLSTSPLSYRHWFEWEQPAARDYIFSQTTQNVLEVVVELIRLRQQTDRLMHLDLEPEPDGIIETADEFIAWFTDYLLPMGIEQLTDQFGLTDEAAEAAICEHVRLCYDVCHFAVGYERPAEVLDKLKNYGLRVGKIQISAALKAAFPVDADGREAVRQAFERFNEPTYLHQVVARTHDGSLLRFTDLPNALAAVDDTHAEWRAHFHVPIFVPDYGVLQSTQDDIREVLRLQAERAFTNQMEVETYTWDVLPEGLKLDLIDSIEREMKWVLNFSDE from the coding sequence ATGAAAACGCCTTTAGGCCATCTCGGCTATTGTACCAATATTCACCCCGGCGAGTCGTGGGCCGATCATTTCGCAGCTTTGCAACAGGCCGTGCCGGAACTGAAACAGCGACTATCGCCCGATGCACCGCTGGGGCTGGGGCTGCGACTCGCCAACGAAGCCAGTGAGGAGTTAGAAAAGCCCGAAAACTTAGTGGCGTTTCAGCAATGGCTGGCCGATACGGGCTGTTATATCTTCACAATGAACGGATTCCCGTTCGGTAGCTTTCACCATACGGTTGTAAAAGATCAGGTGCATAGCCCCGACTGGACCACTGAAGCGCGGGTTGACTACACCAAACGGCTATTCAGAATTTTGTCGGTGTTATTGCCTGTCGATGAACTGGGTAATGCCATACCGGGTGGCCTTTCGACTTCGCCCCTCTCCTACCGCCATTGGTTCGAGTGGGAGCAGCCAGCCGCCCGCGACTATATTTTTTCGCAAACCACCCAGAACGTTCTCGAAGTGGTGGTAGAACTTATCCGGCTTCGGCAACAGACCGACCGGCTTATGCACCTCGACCTCGAACCAGAACCCGACGGTATCATCGAAACCGCCGACGAGTTCATAGCCTGGTTTACTGACTACCTGCTGCCGATGGGTATCGAGCAACTGACCGACCAGTTTGGCCTGACCGACGAAGCCGCTGAAGCTGCCATTTGCGAGCACGTTCGGCTTTGTTACGATGTTTGCCACTTCGCCGTGGGCTACGAACGCCCCGCCGAGGTGCTCGACAAGCTGAAAAACTACGGGCTTCGGGTCGGCAAAATTCAGATTAGCGCGGCTTTGAAAGCTGCTTTCCCGGTCGATGCCGACGGTCGTGAAGCGGTACGACAGGCGTTTGAACGGTTCAACGAACCAACATACCTGCATCAGGTAGTGGCCCGCACACATGATGGCTCGTTGTTACGTTTCACCGATCTGCCGAACGCGCTGGCAGCAGTAGACGACACTCATGCAGAGTGGCGGGCGCATTTCCACGTTCCGATTTTTGTACCAGATTATGGCGTCTTACAGTCTACGCAGGACGACATTCGGGAGGTGCTGCGGCTACAGGCCGAACGGGCATTTACCAATCAGATGGAAGTAGAAACCTACACCTGGGACGTACTGCCAGAAGGGTTGAAACTCGATTTAATAGACTCAATCGAGCGGGAAATGAAGTGGGTACTTAATTTTAGTGATGAGTGA
- a CDS encoding YeiH family protein, protein MNGKKALYVFTAVVCFLPVITSSGSLLLGLAFALIVGNPFKEQAGRWGGYLLKASVIGLGFGINMHVLIKAGQANIGTTTIFVLSVLALGLLLGRLLGIDRLTGLLVAVGTAICGGSAIAAVGSVMKANPSQLSMATGVVFLLNAVALFVFPAMGHALGLTQEQFGTWAAIAIHDTSSVVGASARYGDTALHVASITKMLRILWIIPVSLLLVVGFAENRESFKIPMFIVGFVLASCLYSFVPAIQPLAKPLYTAAKQTMVVSLFLIGSNLSLSSLKAVGGAVLLQAVLLWVVVSISALLFVMYV, encoded by the coding sequence ATGAATGGCAAAAAAGCGTTGTATGTATTCACGGCGGTTGTGTGTTTTCTGCCGGTGATAACATCATCGGGGTCTTTACTGCTGGGGCTGGCTTTCGCGCTGATAGTGGGCAATCCGTTTAAGGAGCAGGCGGGTCGGTGGGGCGGTTATCTGCTGAAAGCATCGGTAATTGGGTTGGGTTTTGGCATCAATATGCATGTACTTATCAAAGCAGGGCAGGCTAATATCGGCACCACTACCATCTTTGTGCTGAGCGTGCTGGCGTTGGGTCTGCTGTTGGGACGGCTGCTGGGCATCGACCGGCTCACGGGCCTGCTGGTTGCAGTCGGAACGGCCATTTGCGGGGGGAGTGCCATTGCCGCCGTGGGATCGGTGATGAAGGCTAACCCCAGTCAACTGTCGATGGCGACAGGCGTGGTATTTCTGCTTAATGCCGTGGCCCTGTTCGTATTTCCGGCGATGGGACATGCACTCGGTTTAACGCAAGAGCAGTTTGGAACGTGGGCAGCCATTGCCATTCACGATACAAGCTCGGTGGTGGGCGCGTCGGCGCGGTATGGCGATACAGCCCTGCACGTAGCGTCGATTACCAAAATGCTGCGGATACTCTGGATTATTCCGGTGTCGTTGCTATTGGTGGTGGGATTTGCCGAAAACCGCGAATCGTTTAAGATTCCGATGTTTATTGTGGGGTTTGTGCTGGCGTCGTGTCTGTATAGTTTCGTACCGGCGATACAGCCACTCGCGAAACCTCTATACACAGCGGCCAAGCAGACAATGGTAGTAAGTTTGTTTTTGATTGGTTCCAATTTGTCACTCAGCTCGCTGAAAGCCGTGGGCGGGGCTGTACTTTTGCAAGCCGTACTACTCTGGGTTGTGGTCAGCATCTCGGCGTTGTTATTTGTGATGTATGTGTAA
- a CDS encoding alkaline phosphatase family protein, producing the protein MKKTVVLDVVGLSYSLIGEHTPFLKQWFADKQQATITPMLPAVTTSVQSTYVTGKWPSETGIVGNGWYDRTDCEVKFWKQSNKLVQGEKIWEAARREFARQVNPAFTVSNMFWWYNMYSSADFSATPRPQYPSDGIKLPDCYTYPGNLRDRLQRELGTFPLFQFWGPQTTIKSTRWIADASMLVDQWHNPTLTLVYLPHLDYCLQKFGQDIPKVAQDLREIDDVCRDLIQFYEQRDAEVIVLSEYGITTVSKPIHINRILREAGMIRYREERGLELFDAGASPAFATADHQIAHVYVNEKSVYDKVRGILENTPGIDLVLDKEQQRACHINHERSGDFVVVADADSWFTYYYWLDDAHAPDFARLVAIHQKPGYDPVELFMDQTNPFIKLKAGYKLARKLVGFRYLMNVISLDATLVKGSHGRLESNPQFQPVFVSRQNIAKQLAATDVYHQIWATLMAEKTVVRQ; encoded by the coding sequence ATGAAAAAAACTGTTGTTCTCGACGTGGTGGGGTTGTCGTATTCGCTGATTGGCGAACATACGCCCTTTCTGAAACAGTGGTTTGCCGATAAGCAACAGGCCACCATTACCCCCATGCTGCCCGCCGTAACAACGTCAGTACAATCGACTTACGTAACGGGTAAATGGCCGTCGGAAACGGGCATCGTTGGCAATGGCTGGTATGACCGCACCGACTGTGAAGTAAAGTTCTGGAAGCAGTCGAACAAGTTGGTGCAGGGGGAAAAGATTTGGGAAGCCGCTCGGCGTGAATTCGCTCGACAGGTTAATCCAGCTTTTACGGTCTCGAATATGTTCTGGTGGTACAACATGTACTCCAGTGCCGATTTTTCGGCCACGCCCCGCCCGCAGTACCCGTCGGACGGCATAAAACTTCCCGACTGCTACACCTACCCCGGCAACCTGCGCGACCGGCTCCAGCGCGAACTCGGCACGTTTCCGCTGTTTCAGTTCTGGGGGCCGCAAACCACCATCAAAAGCACCCGCTGGATTGCCGACGCCAGTATGCTGGTCGATCAGTGGCACAATCCTACACTGACGCTCGTTTACCTGCCGCATCTGGATTATTGCCTGCAGAAATTCGGCCAAGACATTCCGAAGGTGGCGCAGGATTTGCGCGAGATCGACGATGTATGCCGCGACCTGATTCAGTTCTATGAACAGCGTGATGCTGAAGTGATTGTACTGTCGGAATACGGCATTACGACCGTTAGCAAACCTATTCACATCAACCGGATTCTGCGCGAAGCGGGCATGATTCGATACCGCGAAGAGCGCGGGCTTGAGTTGTTCGATGCCGGAGCCTCGCCCGCCTTCGCCACTGCCGATCATCAGATTGCCCACGTGTATGTCAACGAAAAGTCGGTGTATGATAAGGTTCGTGGGATTCTGGAAAACACGCCAGGCATTGATCTGGTGCTGGATAAAGAGCAACAACGGGCTTGCCACATCAATCATGAACGCTCCGGCGATTTCGTGGTTGTGGCCGACGCGGATAGCTGGTTTACGTACTACTACTGGCTCGACGATGCCCATGCGCCTGATTTTGCCCGGTTGGTGGCTATTCACCAGAAACCCGGCTACGACCCCGTTGAGCTATTTATGGACCAGACAAATCCGTTTATTAAGCTGAAGGCGGGCTATAAACTGGCACGCAAACTGGTCGGTTTCCGGTATCTGATGAACGTCATTTCGCTTGATGCAACGCTGGTAAAAGGGTCGCACGGGCGATTAGAAAGCAATCCGCAGTTCCAACCCGTATTTGTGAGCCGACAGAATATCGCCAAACAACTTGCGGCTACGGATGTCTATCACCAGATTTGGGCGACGCTTATGGCGGAAAAAACAGTGGTGCGGCAGTAG